The Hymenobacter oligotrophus genome has a window encoding:
- a CDS encoding ABC transporter permease/M1 family aminopeptidase encodes MTFRTIFRYELRYQLGHITTWLFGAVLLLFPLLLTKIGTPADGTYNNAPASIAFLTVFSNVVWLLMAGAISGDAAARDVQTRMHPLLYTTPVSKAEYLGGRFAAALALNALLLLVVQVGLCLGFYSPGWKPQFLGPFLPLAHLTAYAYLGLPIALAATALQFTLATLSGRGMGSYIGSALLFFVSHFIVMIVAKAVGWWDLTKLLDIVGFASIVGGEMETWTPAQKNTQLIKLAGLFGWNRLLWLGIAVGLLAFTYVRFAFGHPVAGRGWRPWLGRARAQVPGPTPAVAAPATARAVVVPQVSRPFSFGTAVRQTLAVAWSSFGYVARSRIGLPLVALIALGSALLGSEFMEQNTIPLFPTTQQVIDFLTTPLGNVKTPWLVLPLLLMYFAGELVWREREAGLSEIADAAPVSEWALLVGKFLGLGLLIATWMLILLLGGMLLQAILGYNKFEVGLYLKALFGLQLAEYLLFAMLALVVHVLVNQKYLGHLALLLVLGFMGFAAKLGVHHHLLVFGTAPDWWYTDIRGFGSSLGPWLWFKLYWAAWALLLAVAARLLWARGKENNLGPRLQAARSRFTPATAATTVAGAGLVLGLGGFIFYNTNVLNEHTTAADENEHRAEYERRYARYGNRPQPQLASTKLQVELYPERQAVTIRGSYRLVNRSAVAIDTIHLATARGAETSAVSFGRPAKQVLADEPHGHRMYALQQPLQPGDSLQLSFRIDGKPKGFGNNGSKALVEANGTYLMSQDVLPAIGYQPLRELREASARKQHGLEARPEIPSLYDVAARQKSTRGDWTTFEAVVGTAADQVAVAPGKLRRSWKAGGRRYFHFVTDAPIQNQSVFFSANYAVRSVQWRSAQLPTAKPVDISLYYHSGHTNNVERMLRSVRASLDYYTEQFGAYPYGHLTIIERAGTEGELNAEASTIDYGEQFALMNPDASPRGFDLPYYVLAHEVAHQFGLGFASVEGAPFLAEGLAVYSGMQVLEKSYGYGHLRRYLSFLRQSYEVPRSRAMVPLLRANNAFMGYRKGPLALYALSKYIGQEQVNTALRQLKLKHSPKVPPLATTLDLYRELRAVTPDSLHYLLHDLFGANTYWELQTKQASARQTKAGTWQVSLEVQAHKVVIDSTGARHEQPLNDWVEIGVIAPREKDEDYGKPLYLQKHRIRSGQQTISVTVPRKPARAGIDPYLLLVDLDGDNNVKDVQTAGAMATAKATQR; translated from the coding sequence ATGACGTTTCGAACGATCTTCCGCTACGAGCTGCGTTACCAGCTGGGGCACATAACCACGTGGCTGTTTGGGGCGGTGCTGCTGCTGTTTCCGCTGCTGCTCACCAAAATCGGCACGCCCGCCGACGGCACCTACAACAACGCGCCCGCGTCCATTGCCTTTCTCACGGTGTTCAGCAACGTGGTGTGGCTGCTCATGGCCGGCGCCATCAGCGGCGACGCGGCCGCCCGCGACGTGCAAACCCGCATGCATCCCTTGCTCTACACCACCCCCGTAAGCAAGGCCGAGTACCTAGGCGGCCGGTTTGCAGCGGCGTTGGCGCTCAATGCTTTGCTGCTGCTGGTAGTGCAAGTGGGGTTGTGCCTGGGGTTTTACTCGCCCGGCTGGAAGCCCCAGTTTCTGGGGCCGTTTTTGCCGCTGGCGCACCTCACAGCCTATGCCTACCTAGGCTTGCCCATTGCCTTGGCCGCCACCGCCCTGCAGTTTACGCTGGCCACGCTCAGCGGCCGGGGCATGGGCAGCTACATCGGCAGCGCGCTGCTGTTCTTCGTCTCGCATTTTATCGTGATGATTGTGGCCAAGGCCGTGGGCTGGTGGGACTTAACCAAGCTGCTCGATATCGTGGGGTTTGCCAGCATCGTGGGCGGCGAAATGGAAACCTGGACGCCCGCGCAAAAAAACACGCAACTGATTAAGCTGGCGGGGCTGTTCGGCTGGAACCGGCTGCTTTGGCTGGGCATTGCCGTTGGCCTGCTGGCCTTCACGTACGTGCGGTTTGCGTTCGGGCACCCGGTGGCCGGCCGCGGTTGGCGCCCGTGGCTGGGCCGGGCGCGCGCCCAAGTGCCGGGCCCAACGCCTGCCGTGGCCGCCCCAGCAACTGCGCGCGCCGTGGTGGTACCGCAGGTAAGCCGCCCGTTTAGTTTCGGTACCGCTGTGCGCCAAACCTTGGCCGTGGCTTGGTCGTCGTTTGGGTACGTGGCGCGCAGCCGTATTGGCTTGCCGTTGGTGGCGCTTATTGCCCTAGGTTCGGCGCTGCTCGGGTCGGAGTTCATGGAGCAAAACACCATTCCGCTGTTCCCGACCACCCAACAGGTAATTGATTTTCTGACTACGCCGCTCGGCAACGTCAAAACGCCGTGGCTCGTGCTGCCGCTGCTCCTCATGTACTTCGCCGGCGAGCTGGTGTGGCGCGAGCGGGAGGCCGGCCTCAGCGAAATTGCCGACGCGGCCCCCGTATCGGAGTGGGCCTTGCTAGTGGGCAAGTTCCTGGGCCTTGGGCTGCTGATTGCCACCTGGATGCTGATTCTGCTGCTGGGCGGAATGCTGCTGCAAGCCATTCTGGGATACAACAAGTTTGAAGTGGGCCTGTACCTAAAGGCGTTGTTTGGGCTGCAGTTGGCCGAATACCTGCTCTTTGCCATGCTGGCCTTGGTGGTGCACGTGCTCGTCAACCAAAAGTACCTAGGGCACCTGGCCCTGCTGCTCGTGCTGGGCTTTATGGGCTTTGCCGCCAAGCTCGGCGTGCACCACCACCTGCTGGTGTTCGGTACAGCGCCCGATTGGTGGTACACCGACATCCGGGGCTTCGGCAGCTCGCTCGGGCCGTGGCTGTGGTTTAAGCTGTATTGGGCGGCTTGGGCGCTGCTGCTGGCGGTGGCGGCCCGGCTGCTGTGGGCGCGCGGCAAGGAAAACAACCTAGGGCCGCGGCTGCAGGCAGCCCGCAGCCGCTTCACGCCCGCAACCGCCGCTACAACCGTGGCAGGAGCGGGGCTGGTGTTGGGCCTAGGTGGGTTTATCTTCTACAACACCAACGTGCTGAACGAACACACCACGGCCGCCGACGAAAACGAGCACCGCGCGGAGTACGAGCGACGCTACGCCCGGTACGGCAACCGTCCGCAGCCGCAGTTGGCCAGCACCAAATTGCAAGTAGAGCTGTACCCGGAGCGACAGGCAGTAACAATACGGGGCAGCTACCGCCTCGTCAACCGCAGCGCCGTCGCCATCGATACCATTCACCTGGCCACAGCCCGCGGTGCCGAAACCAGCGCCGTGTCGTTTGGGCGGCCGGCCAAGCAAGTACTGGCCGACGAGCCACACGGCCACCGCATGTACGCATTGCAACAGCCGCTGCAGCCCGGCGACTCGCTGCAGCTCAGCTTCCGGATAGATGGCAAGCCCAAGGGCTTCGGCAACAACGGCAGCAAAGCCTTGGTGGAGGCCAACGGAACCTACCTGATGAGCCAGGATGTGCTGCCCGCCATTGGCTACCAACCCCTGCGCGAGCTGCGCGAGGCAAGTGCCCGCAAGCAGCACGGCCTGGAGGCGCGCCCCGAAATTCCGTCGCTCTACGATGTAGCCGCCCGCCAAAAGTCGACGCGCGGCGACTGGACAACTTTTGAGGCGGTAGTGGGCACCGCTGCCGATCAGGTTGCCGTAGCGCCGGGCAAGCTGCGCCGCAGCTGGAAAGCTGGCGGGCGCCGCTACTTTCACTTCGTAACCGATGCGCCCATTCAAAACCAGTCGGTGTTCTTCTCGGCCAATTACGCGGTGCGTAGTGTGCAGTGGCGCAGTGCCCAACTGCCCACCGCCAAACCCGTCGATATCAGCCTGTACTACCATTCCGGGCACACCAACAACGTCGAGCGCATGTTGCGCAGCGTACGCGCTTCGCTCGATTACTACACGGAGCAGTTCGGCGCCTATCCGTACGGCCACCTCACCATCATCGAGCGGGCGGGCACCGAGGGCGAGCTGAACGCCGAGGCCAGCACCATCGACTACGGCGAGCAGTTTGCCCTGATGAACCCCGATGCCAGCCCGCGCGGCTTTGATTTGCCGTACTACGTGCTGGCCCACGAGGTAGCGCACCAATTTGGCCTGGGCTTCGCGAGTGTTGAAGGCGCCCCGTTTTTGGCCGAGGGCTTGGCGGTGTACTCAGGCATGCAAGTGCTCGAAAAAAGCTACGGCTACGGCCACTTGCGCCGCTACCTCAGCTTTTTGCGCCAGTCGTACGAGGTGCCACGCTCCCGCGCCATGGTGCCCTTGCTGCGGGCCAACAATGCCTTCATGGGCTACCGCAAAGGCCCGTTGGCGCTGTACGCGCTCAGCAAATACATCGGGCAAGAGCAGGTAAACACCGCGCTGCGGCAACTGAAACTAAAGCACAGCCCCAAAGTGCCGCCGCTGGCTACCACGCTCGATTTGTACCGCGAGCTGCGCGCCGTTACGCCCGATTCGCTCCACTACCTGCTGCACGACCTGTTCGGGGCCAACACCTATTGGGAGCTGCAAACCAAGCAGGCCTCGGCCCGGCAAACCAAAGCCGGCACCTGGCAAGTGAGCCTGGAGGTGCAGGCCCACAAAGTAGTAATCGACAGCACCGGTGCCCGGCACGAACAACCCCTAAACGACTGGGTGGAAATTGGGGTAATTGCCCCACGCGAGAAGGACGAAGACTACGGCAAGCCGCTGTACCTGCAAAAGCACCGCATCCGCTCGGGGCAACAAACCATCAGCGTAACCGTGCCCCGCAAACCCGCCCGCGCCGGCATCGACCCATACCTGTTGCTGGTTGATTTGGATGGGGACAATAATGTGAAGGATGTGCAGACTGCGGGGGCCATGGCAACCGCTAAAGCAACCCAACGGTAA
- a CDS encoding TlpA disulfide reductase family protein codes for MKHLRVLVLLLLCLGAAPAWAQKVSVVKLPALQRVLARPTDTTYVINFWATWCKPCIEELPHFEKVRARYANQKVRVLLVSLDFPSKLEQKVKPFVKQQRLASTVWLLNETDANAYIDKVDPKWSGALPFTLLINNRRKLRTSFEQPLTEAELTQALRPFVRP; via the coding sequence ATGAAACACTTGCGCGTTTTGGTTTTATTGCTTTTGTGCCTAGGTGCCGCTCCGGCCTGGGCCCAAAAGGTTTCGGTAGTGAAGCTGCCCGCGCTGCAGCGGGTGTTGGCCCGGCCCACCGATACTACTTACGTTATCAACTTCTGGGCTACGTGGTGCAAACCCTGCATCGAGGAGCTGCCGCACTTCGAGAAGGTACGGGCGCGCTACGCCAACCAAAAAGTGCGGGTGCTACTCGTGAGCCTCGACTTTCCGTCGAAGCTCGAGCAGAAGGTAAAGCCTTTTGTGAAGCAGCAACGCCTGGCCTCCACCGTGTGGCTGCTCAACGAAACCGACGCTAATGCTTACATTGATAAAGTAGACCCGAAGTGGTCGGGTGCGTTGCCGTTTACGCTGCTCATCAACAACCGGCGCAAGCTGCGCACCTCGTTCGAGCAGCCGCTTACCGAAGCCGAGCTGACGCAGGCCCTCCGCCCGTTTGTGCGGCCCTAG
- a CDS encoding M1 family metallopeptidase, with protein sequence MLALLATACQKNLSPTTATTVPVAKGVSLQLAEQRKRLISNLGYQLQLSIPERKAEPVVASEVVSFKLSDASQPVQLDFKEKTDHLRRVVVNGKEVAIDHRDEHVVLPAQALKRGRNAVQIEFVAGDLSLNRSDDFVYTLLVPDRARTVFPVFDQPNLKASFQLQLTVPNGWQALANGPVQDSTVAGSTKTYRFAPSDTISTYLFSFVAGKFTRLSREAGGRTMQLLHRETDASKLQLSLGPIFQIHADALKFMEAYTGVPYPFRKFDFVAIPDFQYGGMEHVGAIDYKASTLFLDEGATQDQQIARSSLIAHETAHMWFGDLVTMQWFNDVWMKEVFANFMADKITQVAVANSNYDLKFVTDHYPAAYGIDRTQGANPIRQELDNLQDAGSLYGNIIYHKAPIMMRQLERLMGEEAFRAGLQEYLRTYAHGNATWPDLIGILDRRTPAGLQAWNQVWVNQPGRPVIDYKLQTQAGKISQLELRQRAEDGSDRLWPQVFEVLLVYPNGTSKELTVNMNQRQVQLAEVAGQPAPAFVLFNSSGLGYGVFPVDKQLLPNLGKLPNPVARASAYISLYENMLNGRVLPPRQLLDLYRQQLPLENEELNLKLLTGQLSDIYWKLLKPAERTALAPALEADLWRTMQQNSSGNVRKLLFKSYQSVALSQPAQERLYHVWSTQQAPAGVTLTEDDYTALTQALAVRDYAADPQILTKQLARIKNPDRQKRLQFLMPALSPDVATRDAFFASLRDEQNREKEAWVLSALGALHHPLRQRTSEKYLPQSLELLEEIQLTGDIFFPYSWLQATLGNYQSASAAATVRSFLKAHPNFNPKLRAKLLQAADDVFRAEKLVQ encoded by the coding sequence ATGCTTGCCTTGCTTGCTACTGCCTGCCAAAAAAACCTGTCGCCAACCACCGCTACGACTGTGCCCGTGGCAAAGGGCGTTTCGCTTCAGTTGGCCGAGCAGCGCAAACGGCTCATCAGCAACCTAGGGTACCAACTGCAGCTAAGCATACCCGAGCGCAAAGCCGAGCCGGTGGTGGCTTCGGAGGTGGTGTCGTTTAAGCTGTCGGACGCCAGCCAGCCCGTGCAGCTCGACTTCAAGGAGAAAACCGACCACCTCCGGCGCGTGGTAGTGAACGGCAAGGAGGTTGCCATCGACCACCGCGACGAGCACGTGGTGCTGCCCGCGCAGGCCCTCAAGCGCGGCCGTAACGCGGTGCAGATCGAGTTTGTAGCCGGTGATTTGTCGCTGAACCGTTCCGACGATTTCGTGTACACGCTGCTGGTACCCGACCGCGCCCGTACGGTGTTTCCGGTGTTCGATCAGCCCAACCTGAAAGCCAGTTTTCAGTTGCAGCTAACGGTGCCGAACGGTTGGCAAGCGTTGGCCAACGGACCGGTGCAGGATTCAACCGTGGCGGGCAGCACCAAAACCTACCGCTTCGCCCCTTCCGATACCATCAGCACTTACTTGTTCTCGTTTGTGGCCGGCAAGTTCACGCGGTTGTCGCGCGAGGCGGGCGGGCGCACCATGCAGCTGCTGCACCGCGAAACCGATGCAAGCAAATTGCAGCTTAGCCTAGGTCCGATTTTCCAGATTCATGCCGATGCGCTGAAGTTCATGGAGGCGTACACGGGCGTTCCGTACCCCTTCCGTAAGTTCGATTTCGTGGCTATTCCCGACTTTCAGTACGGCGGCATGGAGCACGTGGGCGCCATCGATTACAAGGCCAGCACGCTGTTCCTCGACGAAGGCGCCACGCAGGATCAGCAGATTGCCCGTTCCTCGCTCATCGCCCACGAAACCGCCCACATGTGGTTTGGCGACTTGGTGACGATGCAGTGGTTTAACGACGTGTGGATGAAGGAGGTGTTTGCCAACTTCATGGCCGATAAAATCACGCAGGTGGCCGTAGCCAACTCCAACTACGACCTCAAATTCGTGACCGACCACTACCCTGCCGCCTACGGTATCGACCGCACCCAGGGCGCCAATCCCATTCGGCAGGAGTTGGATAACCTGCAGGATGCCGGCTCGCTCTACGGCAATATCATTTACCACAAAGCGCCCATAATGATGCGGCAGCTGGAGCGGCTGATGGGCGAAGAGGCGTTTCGGGCGGGCTTGCAGGAGTACCTGCGCACCTACGCCCACGGCAACGCCACCTGGCCCGACCTCATCGGCATTCTCGACCGCCGCACGCCCGCCGGTTTGCAGGCCTGGAACCAGGTGTGGGTAAACCAGCCCGGCCGCCCCGTTATCGACTACAAGCTGCAAACCCAGGCAGGTAAAATCAGCCAGCTCGAACTCAGGCAGCGCGCCGAAGACGGCTCCGACCGCCTCTGGCCGCAGGTGTTTGAGGTGCTGCTGGTATACCCCAACGGCACCAGCAAGGAGCTGACCGTGAACATGAACCAGCGGCAGGTGCAGCTAGCGGAAGTGGCCGGCCAGCCAGCTCCGGCGTTTGTGTTGTTCAACTCCTCGGGCCTGGGCTACGGGGTTTTCCCCGTTGATAAGCAGCTGCTGCCCAACCTAGGCAAGCTGCCGAACCCGGTGGCTAGGGCATCGGCCTATATCAGCCTTTACGAGAACATGCTGAACGGCCGGGTGCTGCCTCCGCGCCAACTGCTTGACCTCTACCGCCAACAACTGCCCCTCGAAAATGAAGAACTAAACCTGAAGCTACTCACGGGCCAGCTTTCCGATATTTACTGGAAGCTGCTGAAGCCCGCGGAGCGCACTGCCCTAGCTCCGGCCCTCGAGGCTGACTTGTGGCGCACGATGCAGCAGAACAGCTCGGGCAACGTCCGCAAGCTGTTGTTCAAAAGCTACCAATCGGTGGCGCTAAGCCAGCCGGCGCAAGAGCGCCTGTACCATGTTTGGAGCACGCAACAGGCCCCTGCGGGCGTTACGCTTACCGAAGACGATTACACCGCGCTGACCCAAGCATTGGCCGTGCGCGACTACGCCGCCGATCCGCAAATCCTGACCAAGCAACTGGCCCGCATCAAAAACCCCGATCGCCAAAAGCGGCTGCAGTTCCTGATGCCTGCCCTCTCGCCCGACGTTGCTACGCGCGATGCGTTTTTCGCCTCGCTGCGCGACGAGCAGAACCGCGAAAAAGAAGCCTGGGTGCTCTCGGCCCTAGGTGCGCTGCACCACCCCTTGCGCCAGCGCACCTCCGAAAAGTACCTGCCCCAAAGCCTCGAGCTGCTCGAAGAAATTCAGCTAACCGGCGACATTTTCTTCCCTTACTCCTGGCTGCAGGCCACCCTAGGTAATTACCAGAGCGCCAGTGCGGCGGCCACGGTCCGTAGCTTCCTCAAAGCGCACCCCAACTTCAACCCCAAGCTGCGCGCTAAGCTGCTGCAAGCCGCCGACGACGTGTTTCGGGCCGAGAAGCTGGTGCAGTAA
- the pxpA gene encoding 5-oxoprolinase subunit PxpA, giving the protein MSASFTVDLNCDLGESFGAYHLGTDKAILPFVTSANIACGFHAGDPAVMKRTVRLALQHNVAIGAHPGLPDLVGFGRREMAVSAEEAHDMVVYQLGALDAFVRAEGGRMHHLKPHGALYNMAAVNAALAEAIAEAMYRVNPELVLYGLAGSELIRAGEKLGLRTAHEVFADRTYQPNGTLTPRRQPDALITDSQLAIRQVVRMVKEGKVRAQQGPDVAMQADTVCIHGDGAHAVAFAQQIRQVLQQEGVQVRAAQHPATA; this is encoded by the coding sequence ATGAGCGCAAGCTTTACCGTTGATCTGAACTGCGACCTAGGCGAAAGCTTCGGCGCCTACCACCTCGGCACCGACAAAGCCATCTTGCCCTTCGTTACCTCGGCTAACATTGCCTGCGGTTTTCATGCCGGCGACCCCGCCGTGATGAAGCGCACCGTGCGCCTGGCCCTGCAGCACAACGTAGCCATTGGTGCCCACCCTGGCCTGCCCGACCTTGTAGGCTTTGGCCGCCGCGAAATGGCCGTTTCGGCCGAAGAAGCGCACGATATGGTGGTGTACCAGTTGGGCGCACTCGATGCGTTCGTACGGGCCGAAGGCGGCCGCATGCACCACCTGAAGCCCCACGGTGCGCTCTACAACATGGCCGCCGTAAACGCCGCCCTCGCCGAAGCCATTGCCGAAGCCATGTACCGCGTAAACCCCGAGCTGGTGCTCTACGGCTTGGCCGGTAGCGAGCTGATTCGGGCCGGCGAAAAGCTAGGCCTGCGCACCGCCCACGAGGTGTTTGCCGACCGCACCTACCAGCCCAACGGCACCCTCACGCCCCGCCGCCAACCCGATGCGCTCATCACCGATTCGCAACTGGCCATTCGGCAGGTAGTGCGCATGGTGAAGGAGGGCAAAGTGCGTGCCCAGCAAGGCCCGGATGTGGCCATGCAAGCCGATACCGTGTGCATCCACGGCGACGGGGCGCATGCCGTGGCGTTTGCGCAGCAAATCAGGCAGGTATTGCAGCAAGAGGGCGTACAAGTTCGGGCCGCGCAGCACCCCGCCACCGCATGA
- a CDS encoding thioredoxin family protein: MKKAAYLLPLLLVLALIVGFSSYMRTPGPGPSPDEGYKVGDKAMDFKLKNVDGKTVSLSSNAGAKGYIVVFTCNTCPYAQAYESRIMALHQKYASQGYPVVAINPNDPQIAPGDSFEKMQERATEKKYAFPYLFDETQSVARTFGATRTPHVYVLQRSGQDFKVAYIGAIDNNTEDGTAATERYVESAMTQLMAGKPVQTTSTKAIGCTIKWKKKA, from the coding sequence ATGAAGAAAGCAGCGTACCTCCTGCCCCTGCTGCTAGTGCTGGCCCTGATCGTCGGCTTTAGCAGCTACATGCGCACCCCCGGCCCAGGCCCCAGCCCCGACGAAGGTTACAAGGTGGGCGACAAAGCCATGGATTTCAAGCTGAAGAACGTGGATGGCAAAACCGTTTCGTTGAGCAGCAACGCCGGCGCCAAAGGCTACATCGTGGTGTTTACGTGCAACACCTGCCCTTACGCCCAAGCCTACGAATCGCGCATTATGGCCCTGCACCAGAAGTATGCCTCGCAGGGCTACCCGGTAGTGGCCATCAACCCCAACGATCCGCAAATTGCCCCCGGCGACTCGTTTGAGAAAATGCAGGAACGCGCCACCGAGAAGAAGTACGCCTTCCCGTACCTGTTCGACGAAACCCAGAGCGTGGCCCGTACTTTTGGCGCCACCCGCACGCCGCACGTGTACGTGCTGCAGCGCTCGGGCCAAGACTTTAAGGTGGCGTACATCGGCGCCATCGACAACAACACCGAGGACGGCACCGCCGCCACGGAGCGCTATGTAGAATCGGCCATGACGCAGCTGATGGCCGGTAAGCCCGTGCAGACTACTTCGACGAAAGCCATTGGATGCACTATTAAGTGGAAGAAGAAAGCCTAG
- the pxpB gene encoding 5-oxoprolinase subunit PxpB, giving the protein MNEHTTPEPQPAVQLYPLGDAAVVIEFGKSISPATHERVQAFCNRLEQQPFVGLVEYVPAFTTVTVYYDPWRLRQQAATPYDAVLQQLEQLLRRTSIATEKPAPRVVEIPVCYGGAYGPDLDWLSKHLSLLPEQVIALHAAPQYLVYMIGFAPGFPYLGGLDAQLTAPRKAQPRPLVPAGAVGIAGQQTGVYPLATPGGWQLIGRTPLRLFRPEAEVPSLLQAGDRVRFVPISAAEYQRLQQHEL; this is encoded by the coding sequence ATGAATGAACACACCACTCCCGAGCCGCAACCCGCCGTACAGCTGTACCCGCTGGGCGATGCGGCCGTGGTGATTGAGTTCGGTAAGAGCATAAGCCCCGCCACGCACGAGCGGGTGCAGGCGTTTTGCAACCGGCTAGAGCAACAGCCGTTTGTAGGGTTGGTAGAGTACGTACCCGCCTTTACCACCGTAACCGTGTACTACGACCCGTGGCGGCTGCGCCAGCAAGCCGCCACGCCCTACGATGCCGTGCTGCAACAACTGGAGCAGCTGCTGCGCCGCACCAGTATTGCAACCGAAAAGCCGGCCCCGCGCGTGGTGGAAATACCCGTATGCTACGGCGGTGCATACGGCCCCGACCTCGATTGGCTTTCCAAGCACCTAAGCCTGCTGCCCGAGCAAGTAATAGCCCTGCACGCCGCCCCCCAATACCTGGTGTACATGATTGGGTTTGCGCCGGGCTTCCCGTACCTGGGCGGGCTCGATGCGCAATTAACCGCCCCGCGCAAAGCGCAACCGCGCCCGTTGGTGCCCGCCGGCGCGGTAGGCATTGCCGGCCAGCAAACCGGGGTGTACCCGCTGGCCACGCCGGGCGGTTGGCAGCTGATCGGGCGCACGCCGTTGCGCTTGTTTCGTCCCGAGGCCGAGGTGCCCAGCCTGCTGCAAGCCGGCGACCGGGTGCGCTTTGTGCCGATATCCGCCGCCGAATACCAGCGCCTCCAGCAGCATGAGCTTTAG
- a CDS encoding 5-oxoprolinase subunit C family protein, which translates to MSFSILSPGLLTTVQDLGRVGYQKQGIIVSGAMDATALRLANLLVGNPENTAGLELTLLGPKIRFETDQLIALAGADLSPAVDGEPVRMWRPVLVRAGAVLSFGAPRAGSRAYLAIAGGLALPPVLGSRSTYLRAGLGGLQGRALRKGDAVPCAKPNARAAKLMRVLATNADALGRRWAEAAWAPDPALLPRHESSLEIRATTGPEYHLFSAESQGHLWEQEYSLSTESDRMGYRLLGPQLVLENPQELLSSAVTFGTVQVPAGGLPIVLMADHQTTGGYPRIAQIITADLARLAQLPLGGKIRFREVTLAEAQQLYLQHEQQVRALREGIHLKLQHP; encoded by the coding sequence ATGAGCTTTAGCATCCTCAGCCCCGGCCTGCTCACCACCGTGCAAGACCTAGGCCGCGTGGGGTACCAAAAGCAAGGCATCATCGTGAGCGGCGCCATGGATGCAACGGCCCTGCGCCTGGCCAACCTGCTGGTGGGCAACCCCGAAAACACCGCCGGCCTGGAGCTAACCTTGCTGGGGCCCAAAATTCGCTTCGAAACCGACCAGCTAATTGCCCTTGCCGGCGCCGATCTGTCACCTGCCGTCGATGGTGAGCCGGTGCGCATGTGGCGGCCGGTGCTGGTACGTGCCGGGGCGGTGTTATCGTTCGGAGCACCTAGGGCGGGCAGCCGGGCCTACCTGGCCATAGCCGGCGGGTTGGCGCTGCCGCCGGTGCTCGGCAGTCGCTCTACGTACCTGCGCGCCGGTTTGGGCGGGCTGCAGGGCCGGGCTTTGCGCAAAGGCGATGCAGTGCCGTGTGCCAAACCAAACGCCCGCGCCGCCAAGTTGATGCGGGTGCTGGCAACCAATGCCGATGCCCTAGGTCGGCGGTGGGCCGAGGCGGCGTGGGCACCCGATCCGGCCCTGCTGCCGCGCCACGAAAGCAGCCTCGAAATACGCGCCACAACGGGCCCCGAGTACCACCTGTTTTCGGCCGAAAGCCAAGGGCACTTGTGGGAGCAGGAATACAGCCTCAGCACCGAGTCGGACCGCATGGGGTACCGTTTGCTTGGGCCCCAATTGGTGCTCGAAAATCCGCAGGAGCTGCTTTCGAGTGCCGTTACGTTTGGCACGGTACAAGTGCCCGCGGGCGGCTTGCCGATTGTGCTGATGGCCGACCACCAAACCACCGGCGGCTACCCGCGCATTGCCCAAATCATCACGGCCGATTTAGCCCGGCTGGCGCAGTTGCCCCTAGGTGGTAAAATCCGATTTCGGGAGGTTACTTTGGCCGAAGCGCAGCAGCTATACCTGCAGCACGAGCAACAAGTCCGCGCCCTGCGCGAGGGCATTCACCTGAAACTGCAGCATCCATGA
- a CDS encoding alpha/beta hydrolase: MRVVRWMKMLVALTGPLWLLVANDEALARPSRRTADVAYVAANAPDYDAERHRLDVYAPRRKAGASYPVVVFIHGGNWNSGRKEIYRFVGRRLAKQGVVAVVINYRLAPQVQVPAMANDCARAVRWTKEHIGEFGGDPGRIYLMGHSAGGGLAALLATNDALFAQLGLPQNPVRGVILNDPAGLNMYAYLQKKQYPDDSQYVVAFGTAPAGWRQVSPYYYLTPKSPPFLVFVGGETYGSIASSSEEFRQRLTELGHQPGFTVMKGKKHVPMVLQLYWKNNMIYRQLLPFVGAKPQPEHLGTAQGQP, encoded by the coding sequence ATGCGTGTAGTTCGTTGGATGAAGATGCTGGTTGCACTAACCGGCCCCCTGTGGTTGCTGGTAGCCAACGATGAGGCCCTGGCCCGGCCCAGCCGCCGCACCGCCGACGTGGCCTACGTAGCCGCCAACGCGCCCGATTACGATGCGGAGCGGCACCGCCTTGATGTGTATGCGCCGCGGCGCAAAGCCGGGGCTAGCTACCCGGTGGTGGTATTTATTCATGGCGGCAACTGGAACAGCGGCCGCAAAGAGATATACCGCTTTGTGGGGCGCCGCTTGGCCAAGCAGGGTGTGGTAGCGGTAGTTATTAACTACCGCTTGGCGCCGCAGGTGCAAGTGCCGGCCATGGCCAACGACTGCGCCCGCGCCGTGCGCTGGACCAAAGAGCACATTGGGGAGTTCGGCGGCGACCCTGGGCGCATTTACCTGATGGGCCACTCGGCCGGGGGCGGACTGGCCGCCCTGCTCGCTACCAACGATGCGCTGTTTGCCCAGCTCGGCCTGCCGCAAAACCCCGTGCGCGGCGTCATCCTGAACGACCCCGCCGGGCTGAACATGTACGCGTACCTACAGAAAAAGCAGTACCCCGACGATTCGCAGTACGTGGTGGCCTTCGGAACTGCACCCGCGGGTTGGCGGCAGGTGTCGCCGTACTACTACCTCACGCCCAAAAGCCCGCCTTTTCTTGTCTTCGTCGGCGGCGAAACCTATGGCTCCATTGCCAGCAGCAGCGAGGAGTTTCGGCAACGGCTAACGGAGCTGGGTCACCAGCCGGGCTTTACCGTGATGAAGGGCAAAAAGCACGTGCCCATGGTGCTGCAGCTCTATTGGAAAAACAACATGATTTACCGGCAACTGCTGCCCTTTGTGGGCGCTAAGCCGCAGCCCGAGCACCTGGGCACTGCCCAAGGCCAACCCTAG